One genomic segment of Camelus ferus isolate YT-003-E chromosome 19, BCGSAC_Cfer_1.0, whole genome shotgun sequence includes these proteins:
- the FAM209B gene encoding protein FAM209B translates to MRMLKWFLFLPLCLSCGCAFMFSSLRDKAKEPQGKVPCGGHFRIRQNLPEHAQGWLGNKWLWLFFVVVLYVILKFRGDSEKSKEQNPSLRGCSFRTPVKKNQNASPNRDYAFSTLTQLEMDLVQFVSKVRNLKVVMATGSNLKIQNVEVPADPQNNITIYEIWGEEDSE, encoded by the exons ATGCGGATGCTGAAATGGTTCTTGTTCTTGCCTCTGTGCCTCTCCTGCGGCTGtgcctttatgttttcttctctgagaGATAAAGCCAAAGAACCCCAGGGGAAGGTGCCTTGCGGGGGGCACTTTCGAATTAGGCAGAATCTACCAGAGCATGCCCAAGGCTGGCTTGGGAACAAGTGGCTCtggcttttttttgttgttgtgctATATGTGATACTGAAGTTTCGAGGAGATAGTGAGAAGAGTAAG GAGCAGAATCCTAGCCTTCGAGGCTGTTCATTTCGCACTCcagtaaagaaaaatcaaaacgcTTCCCCCAACAGAGACTATGCGTTCAGTACCTTAACCCAGCTCGAGATGGACCTTGTGCAGTTTGTGTCCAAGGTGCGGAATCTGAAAGTTGTCATGGCAACTGGCAGTAACCTCAAGATTCAGAACGTAGAGGTGCCCGCAGACCCACAAAATAACATCACGATATACGAGATATGGGGCGAAGAGGACTCCGAGTGA